The following are encoded in a window of Methylocystis rosea genomic DNA:
- a CDS encoding catalase family protein has protein sequence MMRRRSASVATAAMLLAMSASQRQASAEQAAAAVPAAPLTKFEKAPQGEAEQIGQIISLTTQLLQMRYPEGMARRGVHPKDHGCVKATFTVNSDIPPNYRAGVFATPGKKYPAWIRFSNATPFLAPDLGKNGPDSRGMAIKLIGVEGETLLNEPGAKTQDFLLINLPGFAFPNVSEYLEVTKIQLAKHDDISSFFAPPLSPEKKKTLGVVKKIQQTNVGNPLESPYFSAAPFLYGSDRVAKFSVTPRSAEKTPVPANPTTNYLREAMKKSLDPANGKPAVFDFKVQLRNDDSLPIEDATAEWSETTAPPQNVATIEIDQQDFDNAFQVTECEHMAFTPWHGLTAHQPIGGINRLRRDVYIASSKFRSQPKEPTGFPKWPW, from the coding sequence ATGATGAGAAGACGGAGCGCGTCTGTCGCGACGGCCGCCATGCTTTTGGCGATGTCAGCAAGCCAGCGCCAAGCCAGCGCCGAACAGGCGGCGGCCGCCGTACCGGCTGCCCCGCTCACCAAATTCGAGAAAGCGCCTCAGGGCGAAGCCGAGCAGATCGGGCAGATCATTTCGCTCACCACGCAGCTTCTGCAGATGCGCTATCCGGAAGGGATGGCGCGGCGCGGCGTGCATCCAAAAGATCACGGCTGTGTCAAAGCGACATTTACCGTCAATTCGGATATTCCCCCAAATTACCGGGCTGGCGTCTTCGCGACGCCGGGCAAGAAATATCCCGCCTGGATTCGCTTCTCCAACGCCACGCCGTTTCTCGCGCCAGATCTCGGCAAGAATGGTCCCGACAGCCGCGGCATGGCGATCAAGCTCATCGGCGTCGAGGGAGAAACCTTGCTGAACGAGCCGGGAGCGAAGACGCAGGATTTCCTGCTGATCAATCTTCCCGGCTTCGCCTTTCCGAACGTCTCCGAATATTTGGAAGTTACAAAAATCCAGCTCGCCAAACACGACGACATCTCGTCTTTTTTTGCGCCGCCGCTCTCGCCCGAGAAGAAGAAGACCCTGGGCGTCGTCAAGAAGATCCAGCAAACCAATGTCGGCAATCCGCTCGAGAGTCCGTATTTTTCGGCTGCGCCGTTTCTTTATGGCTCCGACAGGGTCGCGAAATTCAGCGTGACGCCGAGAAGCGCGGAAAAGACGCCCGTGCCGGCAAATCCAACCACGAATTATCTGCGCGAGGCGATGAAGAAGAGCCTCGATCCCGCCAATGGCAAGCCGGCTGTCTTCGATTTCAAAGTCCAGCTGCGTAATGACGATTCGCTGCCGATCGAAGATGCGACGGCCGAATGGTCGGAGACGACCGCGCCGCCGCAAAATGTCGCGACCATCGAGATCGACCAGCAAGATTTCGACAATGCGTTTCAGGTGACGGAATGCGAGCATATGGCGTTCACGCCATGGCACGGACTCACGGCGCATCAGCCGATCGGCGGCATCAATCGGCTGCGTCGCGACGTCTATATCGCCTCCTCGAAGTTCCGGTCCCAGCCCAAAGAGCCGACGGGATTCCCAAAATGGCCGTGGTGA
- the ihfB gene encoding integration host factor subunit beta, with protein MIKSELIQRIARRNGHLYQRDVETIVSTILDEITSALARGDRVELRGFGAFSVKKRDARTGRNPRTGAQVSVQQKSVPFFKTGKEMRERLNENYPG; from the coding sequence ATGATAAAGTCGGAACTTATTCAACGTATCGCGCGCCGAAACGGCCATCTGTACCAGCGCGACGTCGAGACGATCGTCAGCACGATTCTTGACGAGATCACCTCGGCGCTGGCGCGGGGCGATCGCGTTGAATTGCGAGGCTTCGGCGCTTTCTCGGTCAAGAAGCGCGATGCGCGCACCGGCCGCAATCCGCGCACGGGCGCGCAGGTGTCGGTGCAGCAAAAGAGCGTGCCGTTCTTCAAAACCGGTAAAGAGATGCGCGAGCGCCTCAACGAGAATTATCCGGGCTGA
- a CDS encoding error-prone DNA polymerase: MSAPFAELVAATNFSFLRGASHPSDMALTALLLGHSGIGVADRNSVAGVVRAYAALKELREKLSDPPAGDDAALLAQLDAERAQSFKLVVGVRLVFADETPDIVVHPQNRDGWGRLTRLLTIGNLRAKKGECRLYFDDLAQAARDLLLIVMPSRNLARLPSTLARLSDLAQGDVWLGATMPRRGDDRRRLSRLKEIAARTQTPLLATNDALYADPAQRDLQDVMTCIREGVTLAQAGRRLEINAERHLKTPDEMTRLFADAPEAIEETQCFLARVDFSLDQLKYEYPDEPVPPGRNPQEWLEELTYRHAVMRYPDGVPEKVERLLREELALIETLDYARYFLTIHDIVRIAEDKGILCQGRGSAANSAVCYVLGVTCVDPAENDLLFARFISQERKEPPDIDVDFEHERREEIIQHIYGKYGRERAGLVATVISYRPRSAIREVGKVFGLTEDVTAALASTQWGSWGSDIPQAYIRQTGLDPENPIIRRAIRFATRLLGFPRHLSQHVGGFVLARGRLDELTPIANAAMPERTFIEWDKDDIDALGLMKVDVLALGMLTCIRKCFDYLRAHEGKDMGLADVPADDRATYDMLCRGDSIGVFQVESRAQMNMLPRLKPREFYDLVIQVAIVRPGPIQGNMVHPYLRRRSGSEPVIYPSPAPEHGPADELRKVLEKTKGVPLFQEQAMKLAMVAAKFSDVEANRLRRAMATFRNLGTIHEFEALMVERMAARGYDRGFAQSCFEQIKGFGSYGFPESHAASFAKLVYISSWIKCHYPAIFACALLNSQPMGFYAPAQIVRDAREHGVDVRAVDVNFSEWDNTLERTGDLALRLGFRQADGVHENEGRRIVEARTKPYDSVEDLARRAALNGATMRALADADAFRSLQSDRRDALWAVRRLPDAKPLPLFAAADARELAKEQDPLLPSMSLGEHVAADYQTLRLSLKAHPMAVLRPIFARERIRTCAEVSALTDGAFARGAGVVLVRQRPGQGNAIFVTLEDETGILNIVIWARLFERYRRETMASRLMLVEGRVQKSPENVVHLMAQRIIDRSQDLNRLSEAHRPEIVLSRADEFIHPQHPRGGHPRNVRVLPKSRDFH; encoded by the coding sequence ATGAGCGCGCCTTTCGCCGAACTCGTCGCGGCGACGAATTTCTCCTTTCTGCGCGGCGCGTCGCATCCGTCAGACATGGCGCTGACGGCGCTGCTGCTCGGCCATAGCGGCATTGGCGTCGCCGACCGCAACAGCGTCGCCGGGGTCGTGCGCGCCTATGCCGCGCTTAAGGAACTGCGCGAAAAATTAAGCGATCCGCCAGCTGGCGACGATGCGGCGCTTCTGGCGCAGCTCGACGCAGAGCGCGCCCAATCCTTCAAGCTCGTCGTCGGCGTGCGGCTCGTCTTCGCCGACGAGACGCCCGACATCGTCGTTCATCCGCAAAACCGCGACGGCTGGGGACGGCTCACGCGGCTGCTGACGATAGGGAATCTTCGCGCCAAGAAAGGCGAATGCCGTCTTTATTTCGACGATCTTGCACAAGCCGCGCGCGATCTGCTGCTGATCGTCATGCCTTCACGCAATCTGGCGCGCCTGCCCTCGACGCTCGCGCGTCTGAGCGATCTTGCGCAAGGCGACGTCTGGCTCGGCGCGACCATGCCGCGGCGCGGCGACGACAGGCGGCGTCTTTCCAGATTGAAAGAGATCGCCGCGCGAACGCAGACGCCCTTGCTCGCGACGAATGACGCGCTTTACGCCGATCCCGCCCAGCGCGATCTGCAAGACGTCATGACCTGCATTCGAGAAGGCGTGACGCTCGCGCAAGCTGGACGCCGGCTCGAGATCAACGCCGAGCGCCATTTGAAGACGCCCGACGAAATGACGCGTCTCTTCGCTGACGCGCCGGAGGCGATCGAGGAGACGCAATGTTTTCTCGCGCGCGTCGATTTCTCGCTCGATCAACTTAAATATGAATATCCGGACGAGCCTGTCCCGCCGGGGCGCAATCCCCAGGAATGGCTCGAGGAGCTGACCTATCGCCACGCCGTCATGCGCTATCCAGACGGCGTGCCGGAGAAGGTCGAGAGGCTTCTGCGCGAGGAGCTGGCGCTCATCGAGACGCTCGACTACGCACGTTATTTTCTTACTATTCACGACATCGTGCGGATCGCCGAAGACAAGGGGATTCTCTGCCAGGGGCGCGGCTCCGCCGCCAATTCCGCCGTCTGCTATGTGCTCGGCGTCACCTGCGTCGATCCGGCGGAGAACGATCTGCTCTTCGCCAGATTCATCTCGCAGGAGCGCAAGGAGCCGCCCGACATCGACGTCGATTTCGAGCATGAGCGGCGCGAAGAGATCATCCAGCATATTTACGGCAAATACGGCCGCGAGCGCGCCGGCCTCGTCGCGACCGTCATCAGCTACCGGCCGCGCAGCGCCATTCGCGAAGTCGGCAAGGTCTTCGGACTGACCGAGGATGTGACCGCCGCGCTCGCCAGCACGCAATGGGGCAGTTGGGGCTCCGACATTCCGCAGGCTTACATCCGCCAGACCGGGCTTGATCCGGAAAATCCCATCATCCGCCGCGCCATTCGTTTCGCGACGCGGCTGCTCGGCTTTCCGCGCCATCTCTCGCAGCATGTCGGCGGCTTCGTTCTCGCGCGCGGACGACTCGACGAGCTGACGCCCATCGCCAACGCCGCGATGCCGGAGCGCACTTTCATCGAATGGGACAAGGACGACATCGACGCGCTCGGCCTGATGAAGGTCGATGTGCTGGCGCTCGGCATGCTCACCTGCATTCGCAAATGTTTCGATTACTTGCGCGCCCATGAAGGAAAGGACATGGGCCTCGCCGACGTCCCGGCCGACGATAGAGCGACCTACGACATGCTGTGCCGGGGCGATTCCATCGGCGTCTTTCAGGTCGAAAGCCGCGCCCAGATGAACATGCTGCCGCGTCTGAAGCCGCGTGAATTCTACGATCTCGTCATTCAGGTGGCGATCGTGCGGCCGGGACCCATTCAGGGCAATATGGTGCATCCCTATCTGCGCCGCCGCTCCGGAAGCGAGCCGGTGATCTATCCCTCGCCGGCGCCCGAGCACGGGCCGGCGGATGAATTGCGCAAGGTGCTCGAAAAGACCAAGGGCGTGCCGCTCTTTCAGGAGCAGGCGATGAAGCTCGCCATGGTCGCCGCAAAATTCTCCGACGTTGAAGCCAATCGTCTGCGCCGCGCGATGGCGACTTTCCGCAATCTTGGCACCATCCATGAATTCGAGGCGCTGATGGTCGAACGCATGGCGGCGCGCGGCTATGATCGCGGCTTCGCGCAAAGCTGTTTCGAGCAGATCAAGGGCTTCGGCTCCTATGGCTTTCCCGAAAGCCACGCCGCGTCCTTCGCCAAGCTCGTCTACATCTCCTCCTGGATCAAATGCCACTATCCGGCGATCTTCGCCTGCGCGCTGCTCAACTCGCAGCCGATGGGCTTTTATGCGCCGGCGCAGATCGTGCGCGACGCGCGCGAGCATGGCGTCGACGTGCGCGCCGTCGACGTGAATTTCAGCGAATGGGACAATACGCTGGAACGTACGGGAGATTTGGCGCTGCGTCTCGGCTTCCGGCAAGCGGACGGCGTGCATGAGAACGAAGGACGGCGCATCGTCGAAGCGCGGACGAAGCCCTATGACAGCGTCGAAGACCTTGCGCGGCGGGCGGCGCTCAACGGGGCGACGATGCGCGCGCTCGCCGACGCCGACGCTTTCCGCTCATTGCAAAGCGACCGCCGCGACGCGCTCTGGGCCGTGCGGCGTCTGCCCGACGCCAAACCCCTGCCGCTCTTTGCCGCCGCCGACGCGCGCGAACTCGCCAAGGAACAAGATCCGCTGCTGCCGTCCATGTCGCTTGGCGAACATGTCGCCGCCGACTATCAGACGCTGCGGCTCTCGCTGAAAGCCCATCCAATGGCGGTGCTGCGGCCGATTTTCGCGCGCGAGCGCATCAGGACCTGCGCGGAAGTTTCGGCGCTCACTGACGGCGCCTTTGCGCGCGGCGCCGGCGTCGTGCTGGTGCGCCAGCGGCCCGGCCAGGGCAACGCCATTTTCGTCACGCTCGAAGATGAAACCGGCATCCTCAATATCGTCATCTGGGCGCGGCTCTTCGAGCGCTACCGCCGCGAGACGATGGCGTCACGACTCATGCTGGTGGAAGGAAGGGTGCAGAAGAGCCCCGAAAATGTCGTGCATCTGATGGCGCAGCGCATTATCGACCGCAGCCAGGATCTCAATAGGCTGTCAGAAGCGCATCGGCCGGAAATCGTCCTGTCTCGCGCCGACGAATTCATCCATCCCCAGCATCCGCGCGGCGGCCATCCGCGCAATGTCCGCGTTCTGCCGAAGTCGCGGGATTTCCATTGA
- a CDS encoding c-type cytochrome produces MAVVTRLTRAIARISFVACLTLASHACLHAPAFAQTAPAGGEWRAEQEKRLKALDAYISRKPVAYRWFADFPFGLTDGAPFIILKLLPKLAPEEWGSADNFLDVAGLFIDERDPTYPIARGFGWTGLARNDPSGALDYAALSCGACHIGRVRLDDGSLRYLDGGVNAQFNLVQYRVRVRNTIKKITADATTPEEKIERATRAILVALDKAHAQDRNYFYKNYSFAGRRFDAAYETRQIELFMQDAPAIVEKFLTRAGLEYVSLLDLVFKNYKGFEEQMTQGFGGMADATGVSTSMVYAAAEARGETPDPKTSLPPTPGITDFMAVWEQEKRLARWSPDHTQLVDGGGQWNGNIPIPIFRNLAAELTLGLGRDTDIRIAAFSEDLLRDLPAPVYPFPVDLALAKKGAALFDENCAACHRPHNGKVYDLGTDLGRARVVSDTIAKNARDSFTKICPPTRVVEMPPSGDRLAPCAKFEDVSLENRADVSMADPATHEGYNALPLGGVWAQAPYLHNGSVPTLYHLLVPRERPAVFIKSRLDYDKKLVGFSWEPAQTLSREGYRFDTASFPALSNKGHDKDVVEDGKTLKLDWSDDIPGAMAIVEYLKTK; encoded by the coding sequence ATGGCCGTGGTGACGCGTCTCACACGCGCGATCGCGCGCATTTCGTTCGTCGCATGCCTGACTCTGGCGTCACACGCCTGTCTCCACGCGCCGGCATTCGCGCAAACGGCGCCGGCCGGCGGCGAGTGGCGCGCCGAGCAGGAAAAAAGATTGAAGGCGCTCGACGCCTATATCAGCCGAAAGCCGGTCGCCTATCGCTGGTTTGCGGATTTTCCCTTCGGCCTGACCGACGGCGCTCCGTTCATCATTTTGAAGCTCCTGCCAAAGCTCGCGCCCGAAGAATGGGGAAGCGCCGATAATTTTCTCGACGTCGCCGGCCTCTTCATCGACGAGCGCGATCCCACCTACCCCATCGCGCGCGGCTTCGGCTGGACCGGCCTGGCGCGCAACGATCCCAGCGGCGCCCTCGACTACGCGGCGTTGAGTTGCGGCGCCTGCCATATCGGTCGGGTGCGGCTCGACGACGGCAGTCTGCGCTATCTCGACGGCGGCGTGAACGCGCAGTTCAACCTCGTCCAATATCGCGTCAGAGTGAGAAACACGATCAAGAAGATCACCGCGGACGCGACAACGCCCGAGGAGAAGATCGAACGCGCGACGCGTGCCATTCTCGTCGCGCTCGACAAGGCGCATGCCCAAGACAGAAATTACTTCTACAAGAATTACTCTTTCGCCGGCCGCCGCTTCGACGCCGCCTATGAGACGCGTCAGATCGAACTCTTCATGCAGGACGCGCCGGCGATCGTCGAAAAATTCCTGACGCGCGCCGGACTCGAATACGTCTCGCTCCTCGATCTCGTCTTCAAGAACTACAAAGGCTTCGAGGAGCAGATGACGCAAGGCTTCGGCGGCATGGCCGACGCGACCGGCGTCAGCACGTCGATGGTCTACGCCGCCGCCGAAGCGCGCGGCGAAACTCCCGATCCGAAAACAAGCCTGCCGCCGACGCCGGGCATCACCGACTTCATGGCCGTGTGGGAGCAGGAGAAGCGTCTGGCCCGCTGGTCCCCGGATCACACGCAACTCGTCGACGGCGGCGGGCAATGGAACGGCAATATTCCGATTCCGATTTTCCGCAACCTCGCCGCCGAATTGACGCTGGGGCTCGGACGCGACACCGACATCCGCATCGCCGCCTTCAGCGAGGATCTGCTGCGCGATCTGCCGGCGCCCGTGTACCCCTTCCCCGTCGATCTCGCGCTCGCGAAAAAAGGCGCGGCGCTGTTCGACGAGAACTGCGCGGCGTGTCATCGGCCGCATAACGGCAAGGTCTACGACCTCGGCACCGATCTCGGACGGGCGCGCGTCGTCAGCGACACGATTGCGAAAAACGCCCGCGACAGTTTTACGAAGATCTGTCCGCCGACGAGAGTCGTCGAGATGCCGCCCTCGGGCGACCGGCTTGCGCCCTGCGCGAAGTTCGAAGACGTCTCGCTGGAGAACCGCGCCGACGTCTCCATGGCCGATCCCGCGACGCATGAGGGCTATAACGCCCTGCCGCTTGGCGGCGTGTGGGCGCAGGCGCCCTATCTGCACAACGGCTCAGTGCCGACGCTTTATCATCTCCTCGTGCCGCGCGAGCGCCCGGCCGTCTTCATCAAGAGCCGGCTCGACTATGACAAGAAGCTCGTCGGCTTCTCCTGGGAGCCGGCGCAGACGCTCTCGCGCGAGGGCTATCGTTTCGACACGGCGTCCTTTCCGGCGCTTTCCAACAAGGGGCACGACAAGGACGTCGTCGAGGACGGCAAGACCTTGAAGCTCGATTGGTCTGACGACATCCCCGGCGCCATGGCGATCGTCGAATATCTGAAGACGAAGTGA
- a CDS encoding Y-family DNA polymerase: MTLADARARAPHLSVAQADPDADERLMLRLAAFCEQFTPLVALDPPCGLILDATGCAHLFGGEAAMRACILQAMARLSFTGRAAVAGTPDATRALARFGQEGVTPPGEDEIFTRPLSIAALEAPKETSVALTRAGLTTLGDLADRSSAALTARFGDETMRRLTRILGREDARITPLRPLPECMVERRFAEPFLDLSAIENVLRPLIAEAMGILERRGEGGRAFEARFFRTDGAVAALNFETGAPSRNVEALLRLFRLKAESLADPLDPGFGFDVIRFCVLNAETLAQSQIGFERQDAQEGDVADLVDRLAARFGRERVLRFATHETHDPVRAASYVYAASPSKPNSWEKPEPGEPPLRPLFLFDPPQPIDTMAETPDGPPMHFKWRRVRHMIARAEGPERIAPEWWRNAVGRDRRTRDYYRLEDREGHRFWVFREGLYESETAAPRWFLHGLFA, encoded by the coding sequence ATGACGCTCGCCGACGCCAGGGCGCGCGCGCCCCATCTCTCAGTCGCGCAGGCCGACCCTGACGCCGACGAGCGGCTGATGCTGCGGCTGGCCGCCTTTTGTGAACAGTTCACGCCGCTCGTCGCGCTCGATCCGCCCTGCGGCCTCATACTCGACGCGACCGGCTGCGCGCATCTTTTCGGCGGCGAAGCGGCGATGCGGGCCTGCATCTTACAGGCGATGGCGCGCCTCTCCTTCACGGGACGCGCCGCCGTCGCCGGAACGCCGGACGCCACGCGCGCTCTGGCGCGTTTTGGCCAAGAGGGCGTCACGCCTCCGGGCGAAGATGAAATTTTCACACGCCCGCTCTCCATCGCCGCGCTCGAAGCGCCAAAAGAGACGAGCGTGGCGCTGACGCGCGCCGGCCTTACGACATTGGGCGATCTCGCCGATCGTTCCTCGGCCGCGCTGACGGCGCGTTTTGGCGACGAAACCATGCGGCGGCTGACCCGCATTCTGGGACGCGAGGACGCGCGCATCACGCCCTTGCGGCCCTTGCCGGAATGCATGGTCGAGCGGCGCTTCGCCGAGCCTTTCCTCGATCTCTCCGCGATAGAGAATGTTCTGCGGCCGCTGATCGCGGAAGCGATGGGCATTCTCGAAAGGCGCGGCGAGGGCGGGCGCGCTTTTGAAGCGCGCTTCTTTCGCACCGACGGCGCCGTCGCGGCCCTCAATTTCGAAACCGGCGCGCCCTCGCGCAATGTCGAGGCGCTGCTGCGGCTCTTTCGCCTGAAGGCCGAGTCGCTCGCCGATCCGCTCGATCCGGGATTCGGCTTCGACGTTATCCGCTTTTGCGTCCTCAACGCCGAAACTCTGGCGCAAAGCCAGATCGGCTTCGAGCGGCAGGACGCGCAGGAAGGCGACGTCGCCGATCTCGTCGATCGCCTGGCGGCGCGTTTTGGCCGCGAACGCGTGCTGCGCTTTGCGACGCATGAGACGCATGATCCCGTGCGCGCCGCCTCCTATGTTTACGCGGCGTCTCCTTCCAAACCCAATTCCTGGGAGAAGCCGGAGCCGGGCGAACCGCCCTTGCGGCCGCTGTTTCTGTTTGATCCGCCGCAGCCCATCGACACAATGGCCGAGACGCCGGACGGGCCGCCGATGCATTTCAAATGGCGCCGCGTGCGCCACATGATCGCCCGCGCCGAAGGGCCTGAGCGCATCGCGCCGGAATGGTGGCGCAACGCAGTCGGCCGCGACAGGCGAACGCGCGACTATTACCGGCTGGAGGATCGCGAAGGCCACCGCTTCTGGGTGTTTCGCGAAGGGCTCTATGAAAGCGAAACCGCCGCGCCGCGCTGGTTCCTGCATGGGCTCTTCGCATGA
- a CDS encoding cation-translocating P-type ATPase encodes MGLRGRAALARAVEKRLRRLPGVLFVRSSELTGSTLIEFQQPLTSARLMQALEAAVAEEPACDVGEGASPTPENAAHAEAMDALAARLETDVDRGLTAEDAAERLRKWGRNELRRAEPRSAAIVFAEQLTSLPIVLLGASAVVSLATGGVADAVMIAAVVLINAGIAAATERQADRTISGLASEELSDAAVVRDGARLRIDARDLAPGDLLLIERGAFVPADARLIASDDLTVNESPLTGEAQPAPKDAKIVLSPETGVSDRRNMVFRGTAVTGGSGVAIITAIGAQTEIGRVQQLLGALQRPQTPIQRELGDVERELVIVNGAICACVFALGLLRGHGLIPTLRSAISLAVAAIPEGLPAVATTTLALGVQDMRKRKVLVRKIDAVETLGAIETIGLDKTGTLTENRMAAVRVHVDDGAFELQEGRLLRDGVDADAATIAIARRLFEAATLCSDAAVAPAAKGWEIDGTPTETALVQAGVAMGVDPIALRRSAPMATCVARGEGRKRMSTLHEATGGARVLCVKGDPVEVLARCAARSTADGAAPLDGPARTAILKANERMAGDALRVLGVAVGEAGGDPRDEHDLVWLGLAGIANPIRASVGPALKQLHRAGVRTVMITGDQSATAFAIARRLDLNHGGELRVLEAGQMAKMQPEMLEALARQPHVFARVSPVDKLNIVKALQGHGHIVAMTGDGVNDGPALRAADVGIAMGGEGADVARQVADIVLATDDMDGVVEAIRLGRATYANIRKVLRYLVSTNASETIAMLGAALVGGEPLTPMQLLWLNLATDALPAIALGLEPPEPDVLDRPPHDPKAPILAASDFRRILREGSVMGVAALIGYFSLGGGAGGARAGAVTFHGLTCGQLLHSLACRSELRGLSSEVGRPPNSTLYGAVGATLLLQAGVQLFPLTRRLLGLSPLGAGDLLRIGAIALGSSLANDIIGRIADREETPPRGNGESHVA; translated from the coding sequence ATGGGGCTGCGCGGCCGCGCAGCGCTCGCGCGGGCCGTCGAGAAGCGGCTTCGACGTCTACCCGGCGTCCTTTTCGTTCGCTCCAGCGAATTGACGGGTTCGACTCTCATCGAATTCCAGCAGCCTCTCACGAGCGCGCGACTGATGCAGGCGCTCGAAGCGGCGGTCGCCGAAGAGCCGGCATGCGACGTCGGCGAAGGCGCGTCGCCAACGCCGGAAAACGCCGCTCACGCCGAGGCGATGGACGCGCTCGCGGCGCGGTTGGAAACGGATGTCGATCGAGGCCTAACGGCGGAAGACGCGGCGGAGCGACTGCGGAAATGGGGGCGCAACGAGCTCCGCCGCGCAGAGCCGCGCTCGGCTGCGATCGTTTTCGCGGAACAGTTGACCAGTCTCCCGATTGTTTTGCTCGGCGCATCGGCGGTGGTGTCGCTGGCCACCGGCGGCGTCGCCGACGCGGTGATGATCGCTGCGGTGGTGCTGATCAACGCCGGCATCGCCGCGGCCACCGAACGTCAGGCGGACCGAACGATTTCGGGCCTTGCCTCGGAGGAGTTGTCGGACGCCGCCGTCGTCCGCGACGGCGCGCGACTGAGGATTGACGCGCGCGATCTCGCGCCGGGCGACCTTTTGCTGATCGAGCGCGGCGCCTTCGTGCCGGCAGACGCGCGACTGATCGCCAGCGACGATCTGACCGTGAACGAATCGCCGCTGACCGGCGAAGCGCAACCGGCCCCGAAAGACGCAAAGATTGTTTTGTCGCCGGAAACGGGAGTCTCCGACCGTCGCAATATGGTGTTTCGCGGCACGGCGGTGACCGGCGGATCCGGCGTAGCCATCATCACCGCCATCGGCGCGCAGACCGAGATTGGCCGCGTGCAACAGTTGCTCGGCGCGCTACAACGGCCACAAACGCCGATTCAGCGCGAACTGGGCGACGTCGAGCGCGAACTTGTCATCGTCAATGGCGCCATTTGCGCGTGCGTCTTCGCTCTTGGCCTTCTGCGCGGCCACGGGCTTATCCCGACCTTGCGCAGCGCGATTTCGCTTGCCGTGGCCGCCATCCCCGAAGGGCTGCCCGCCGTCGCGACCACGACGCTCGCCTTGGGCGTGCAGGACATGCGCAAGCGCAAGGTGCTGGTGCGCAAGATCGACGCCGTGGAGACGCTTGGCGCGATCGAGACGATCGGACTCGATAAAACCGGCACGCTCACCGAAAACCGCATGGCGGCGGTTCGCGTTCACGTCGACGATGGCGCGTTTGAGCTACAGGAAGGCCGACTGTTGCGCGACGGCGTCGATGCCGACGCCGCGACAATCGCTATTGCGCGTCGCCTCTTCGAAGCCGCGACGCTGTGCAGCGACGCCGCCGTCGCGCCCGCGGCGAAAGGTTGGGAAATCGACGGCACGCCGACCGAAACAGCATTGGTGCAAGCGGGCGTGGCCATGGGCGTCGATCCCATCGCTCTGCGGCGATCTGCGCCTATGGCGACCTGCGTGGCGCGCGGCGAGGGCCGCAAGCGCATGAGCACGCTCCACGAAGCGACCGGCGGCGCGCGCGTGCTCTGCGTCAAAGGCGATCCGGTCGAGGTGCTGGCGCGTTGCGCGGCCCGCAGCACGGCCGATGGCGCCGCGCCGCTCGACGGCCCGGCGCGGACCGCCATTCTCAAGGCCAATGAGCGCATGGCCGGCGACGCGCTGCGCGTTCTCGGCGTCGCGGTCGGCGAAGCCGGCGGCGATCCCCGTGACGAGCATGATCTCGTGTGGCTCGGCCTTGCCGGCATCGCAAATCCGATTCGCGCCAGCGTCGGCCCGGCGCTCAAGCAGCTGCATCGCGCCGGCGTGCGCACGGTGATGATCACCGGCGATCAAAGCGCGACCGCCTTCGCCATCGCGCGGCGCCTCGATCTCAATCACGGCGGCGAGCTGCGCGTGCTCGAAGCCGGGCAGATGGCGAAGATGCAGCCCGAGATGCTCGAGGCGCTGGCGAGGCAGCCGCATGTCTTCGCGCGCGTCAGCCCCGTCGACAAGCTCAATATCGTCAAGGCGCTGCAAGGCCACGGCCATATCGTGGCGATGACCGGCGACGGCGTCAACGACGGCCCCGCCTTGCGCGCGGCGGACGTCGGAATCGCGATGGGCGGCGAAGGCGCCGACGTCGCCCGGCAGGTCGCCGACATCGTGCTCGCGACCGACGACATGGACGGCGTCGTCGAGGCCATACGACTCGGCCGCGCCACCTATGCGAATATTCGCAAGGTCCTGCGCTATCTCGTTTCGACCAACGCATCCGAAACGATCGCCATGCTCGGCGCCGCCCTTGTCGGGGGCGAGCCGTTGACGCCGATGCAGCTGCTCTGGCTCAATCTGGCGACCGACGCGCTGCCGGCGATCGCGCTGGGACTTGAGCCGCCGGAGCCCGACGTGCTCGACAGGCCGCCGCATGATCCGAAAGCGCCCATACTCGCCGCCTCCGATTTCCGGCGCATTCTTCGCGAGGGGTCGGTGATGGGCGTCGCGGCGCTGATCGGTTATTTCAGCCTCGGCGGCGGCGCCGGCGGCGCGCGCGCTGGCGCCGTCACCTTTCACGGCCTCACCTGCGGCCAGTTGCTCCACAGTCTGGCCTGTCG
- a CDS encoding LapA family protein: MKSILRVIVFVPLALIILFFSMANRGSVRIGLDPFAPSDGSGPSFEAPIFLVVLASMAIGVLAGGISSWLGHLSVRRAAKIARAEARKTRVEIDKLRQQALASLPADKRVKSS, encoded by the coding sequence ATGAAGTCCATCCTGCGCGTCATCGTTTTCGTTCCTCTGGCGCTCATCATTTTGTTTTTCTCGATGGCCAATCGTGGCTCGGTGCGCATCGGGCTTGATCCCTTCGCACCGAGCGACGGATCGGGTCCTTCTTTCGAGGCGCCGATCTTCCTTGTCGTTCTGGCGTCGATGGCGATTGGCGTGCTTGCGGGCGGGATCTCTTCCTGGCTGGGGCATCTCTCCGTGCGCCGCGCCGCGAAGATCGCTCGCGCCGAGGCGCGCAAGACGCGCGTGGAGATCGATAAGCTGCGTCAGCAGGCGTTGGCGAGCCTGCCGGCCGATAAGAGAGTGAAGAGCAGTTAA